A DNA window from Rhineura floridana isolate rRhiFlo1 chromosome 11, rRhiFlo1.hap2, whole genome shotgun sequence contains the following coding sequences:
- the LOC133366271 gene encoding histone H4, translating into MSGRGKGGKGLGKGGAKRHRKVLRDNIQGITKPAIRRLARRGGVKRISGLIYEETRGVLKVFLENVIRDAVTYTEHAKRKTVTAMDVVYALKRQGRTLYGFGG; encoded by the coding sequence ATGTCTGGACGCGGAAAAGGAGGAAAAGGGTTGGGAAAGGGTGGTGCTAAAAGGCACCGCAAAGTCCTTCGTGATAATATCCAAGGCATCACTAAGCCTGCTATTCGTCGTTTGGCTCGTCGTGGAGGAGTGAAGCGTATTTCTGGTCTCATCTACGAAGAGACTCGAGGAGTGTTGAAGGTTTTCCTGGAGAACGTTATTCGTGATGCGGTTACGTACACTGAGCATGCTAAGAGGAAGACTGTAACTGCTATGGATGTAGTCTACGCTCTGAAACGCCAGGGTCGTACTTTGTATGGCTTTGGTGGCTAA
- the FIZ1 gene encoding flt3-interacting zinc finger protein 1 — MENCDEEWPEGQRSLQAPGGVLAGTATVEECAVLYSDTEDDPSLLTDNGLGARAPFHCSECDKSFRYRSDLRRHFARHTELKPFQCPHCVKSFKHSFNLVNHIRSHTGERPYRCTMCPKGFRDSTGLLHHQVVHTGEKPYCCHVCELRFSSRSSLGRHLKRQHRASPAAAAPQTPTPRCLACGKEQSPLGHLCSAGRGRAAPFGCGACGRHFQLASELRRHWLAHTDIKPFKCPDCERDFNAAALLERHKLTHAKDRPPPCQLCAGKVQQSDGVLELEALEEEQKGGEQEGQGQQQSRSCPICHPPDTRPPETLYQCECGTFFANGNTLAAHLTAHGGEPSFTCGICGQPFVNLQILEEHQLSHAVSTSPMSGPGSELERHLLPQLDLRAFPARPSKKLYKCSECEKYFRSPRDLDRHVLVHTGEKPYQCTECGKFFRHECYLKRHRLLHSGERPFKCTVCHKGFITLSNLSRHLKLHRGID; from the coding sequence ATGGAGAACTGTGATGAAGAGTGGCCAGAGGGCCAGCGCTCTCTTCAGGCTCCGGGTGGCGTTCTGGCTGGCACTGCAACTGTGGAAGAGTGTGCAGTTCTCTACTCGGATACAGAGGATGACCCATCACTCCTAACAGATAATGGGCTGGGTGCCCGGGCCCCCTTCCACTGCTCTGAGTGTGACAAGAGCTTCCGTTACCGCTCAGACCTGCGCCGCCATTTTGCCCGGCACACCGAGCTGAAGCCTTTCCAGTGTCCTCATTGCGTCAAGAGCTTCAAGCATTCCTTTAACCTGGTGAACCACATCCGGAGCCACACCGGGGAACGCCCCTACCGCTGCACCATGTGCCCAAAAGGCTTCCGGGACTCCACAGGACTCCTCCACCACCAAGTGGTGCACACGGGGGAGAAGCCCTACTGCTGTCACGTCTGTGAGCTCCGCTTCTCCTCCCGCAGCAGCTTGGGGCGCCACCTCAAGCGGCAGCATCGTGCTTCTCCTGCTGCCGCAGCCCCTCAAACACCCACCCCTCGCTGCCTGGCCTGTGGCAAAGAGCAGAGTCCTCTGGGGCACCTCTGCAGTGCCGGGAGAGGGCGGGCGGCCCCCTTTGGCTGCGGGGCCTGCGGGCGACACTTCCAGCTGGCATCTGAATTGCGCCGCCATTGGCTGGCCCATACCGATATCAAGCCCTTTAAATGCCCGGACTGTGAAAGGGACTTTAATGCTGCGGCTCTGTTAGAGCGCCACAAGCTCACACATGCCAAGGACAGGCCCCCGCCCTGCCAATTGTGTGCTGGGAAGGTCCAGCAGAGCGATGGGGTGCTGGAATTGGAGGCCCTGGAAGAAGAGCAGAAAGGTGGGGAGCAGGAGGGACAGGgccagcagcaaagcaggagctgTCCAATTTGCCATCCTCCAGACACGCGTCCCCCCGAGACTCTGTACCAGTGTGAATGCGGGACCTTTTTTGCCAATGGCAACACCCTTGCGGCTCATTTGACTGCCCATGGTGGCGagccctctttcacctgtggcatATGCGGCCAACCCTTTGTGAACTTGCAGATCCTGGAGGAGCACCAGCTGAGCCACGCCGTCTCCACCTCGCCGATGTCAGGCCCAGGCAGTGAGCTGGAACGCCACCTGTTGCCCCAGCTGGATCTTCGTGCATTCCCAGCCCGGCCTAGCAAGAAACTCTACAAATGCAGCGAGTGCGAGAAATACTTCCGCAGTCCCCGGGACCTGGACCGTCACGTCTTGGTGCACACTGGCGAGAAGCCCTACCAATGCACCGAGTGTGGCAAATTCTTCCGGCACGAGTGTTACCTGAAACGGCACCGGCTGCTGCACAGTGGCGAGCGCCCTTTCAAGTGCACCGTCTGCCACAAAGGGTTCATTACCTTAAGCAACCTCTCCCGCCATCTCAAGCTGCACCGTGGAATTGACTAG
- the LOC133366667 gene encoding histone H4 has translation MSGRGKGGKGLGKGGAKRHRKVLRDNIQGITKPAIRRLARRGGVKRISGLIYEETRGVLKVFLENVIRDAVTYTEHAKRKTVTAMDVVYALKRQGRTLYGFGG, from the coding sequence ATGTCAGGCCGCGGAAAGGGAGGTAAGGGTCTTGGAAAGGGGGGAGCAAAGAGACATCGCAAGGTCCTCCGCGATAATATCCAAGGTATTACCAAGCCTGCTATTCGTCGCTTGGCCCGTCGTGGAGGTGTTAAGCGTATTTCTGGCTTGATCTACGAAGAAACACGAGGTGTCTTGAAGGTCTTTTTGGAGAATGTTATCCGGGATGCTGTGACCTACACCGAACATGCCAAGCGGAAGACAGTGACTGCCATGGATGTTGTCTATGCTTTGAAGCGTCAGGGCCGCACTTTGTACGGTTTTGGTGGCTAA
- the LOC133367282 gene encoding histone H3, which produces MARTKQTARKSTGGKAPRKQLATKAARKSAPATGGVKKPHRYRPGTVALREIRRYQKSTELLIRKLPFQRLVREIAQDFKTDLRFQSSAVMALQEASEAYLVGLFEDTNLCAIHAKRVTIMPKDIQLARRIRGERA; this is translated from the coding sequence ATGGCTCGGACCAAGCAGACTGCCCGTAAGTCCACAGGTGGGAAAGCACCCCGGAAGCAGCTAGCTACTAAGGCTGCCCGCAAGAGCGCTCCAGCCACCGGCGGCGTAAAGAAGCCTCACCGCTACCGCCCTGGCACGGTGGCTTTGCGGGAGATCCGACGGTACCAGAAATCCACTGAGTTGCTTATCCGCAAGCTGCCTTTCCAGCGCTTGGTGCGCGAGATCGCCCAAGATTTCAAGACAGACTTGCGCTTCCAAAGCTCTGCTGTCATGGCCCTGCAGGAGGCCAGCGAAGCTTACCTGGTGGGGCTCTTTGAAGACACCAACCTCTGCGCCATCCACGCCAAGCGCGTCACCATCATGCCCAAAGATATACAGCTCGCCAGGCGCATCCGTGGGGAAAGGGCTTAA
- the LOC133366665 gene encoding histone H1-like, giving the protein MSETAPEAPVAAAPAAKAPAKKAKKPAGASKPRKASGPSVTELLTKAVAASKERNGVSLAALKKALAAAGYDVEKNNSRIKLGLKSLVSKGTLVQTKGTGASGSFKLNKKQQEGKDKAATKKKPSAAVKSKKPAAKKSAGAAKKPKKPAVKKSPKKVAKKPAAGAKKAAAKSPKKAKPAKAKKAAVKSPAKAKAVKAKAKAKPKTPKAKVAKPKKAAPKKK; this is encoded by the coding sequence ATGTCCGAGACGGCTCCCGAAGCTCCCGTGGCCGCCGCGCCAGCCGCCAAGGCGCCCGCCAAGAAAGCCAAGAAGCCCGCGGGAGCCTCCAAGCCCCGCAAGGCGTCGGGCCCCAGCGTGACGGAGCTGCTGACCAAGGCGGTGGCCGCCTCCAAGGAGCGCAACGGGGTGTCTCTGGCCGCCTTGAAGAAAGCCCTGGCGGCCGCCGGCTACGACGTGGAGAAGAACAACAGCCGCATCAAGCTGGGCCTCAAGAGCCTGGTGAGCAAAGGCACTTTGGTACAGACCAAAGGCACGGGCGCCTCGGGTTCCTTCAAGCTCAACAAGAAGCAACAGGAGGGCAAGGACAAGGCGGCAACCAAGAAGAAGCCCTCGGCCGCCGTGAAGAGCAAGAAGCCGGCGGCCAAGAAGTCCGCCGGCGCCGCCAAGAAGCCCAAGAAACCCGCCGTCAAGAAGAGCCCCAAGAAAGTGGCCAAGAAACCGGCCGCCGGGGCCAAGAAGGCAGCGGCCAAGAGCCCCAAGAAGGCCAAGCCCGCCAAGGCCAAGAAGGCTGCGGTCAAGAGCCCCGCCAAAGCCAAGGCGGTGAAGGCCAAGGCGAAAGCCAAGCCCAAGACCCCCAAGGCCAAGGTGGCCAAGCCCAAGAAGGCTGCGCCCAAGAAGAAGTGA
- the LOC133367509 gene encoding zinc finger protein 579-like, translating into MTSPDAGARSEKQMLLQADWTLLCLACNETKSKLKAHKQHSHTPAVGGDCPPLPQADSREAAFPLLSSSSTPIPKKAHGCSVCSKHDLETQFLIHIRALPFHCGKWFRRLSHLKQHDMSHAITRPFQCVICQEEFKHLTNLACHQQGHKGDKSHQCSICHKFFSCSYNLLRH; encoded by the exons ATGACTTCCCCTGACGCTGGGGCCAGAAGTGAGAAACAGATGCTGCTGCAGGCGGACTGGACCTTGCTTTGCCTGGCTTGCAATGAGACCAAAAGCAAGCTGAAGGCCCACAA GCAACACAGCCACACACCTGCCGTTGGTGGGGACTGCCCTCCGCTTCCTCAGGCAGATAGCCGGGAAGCGGCCTTCCCCCTGCTCTCTTCCTCTTCCACACCAATCCCCAAGAAGGCCCATGGATGTAGTGTTTGCAGCAAGCACGACCTGGAGACGCAGTTCCTAATTCACATCAGAGCCCTGCCCTTCCATTGTGGGAAATGGTTTAGGCGCCTCTCGCACCTCAAGCAACATGACATGAGTCATGCGATCACTCGCCCATTCCAGTGTGTCATATGCCAGGAGGAGTTCAAGCACCTGACCAACTTGGCCTGCCACCAGCAAGGCCACAAGGGGGACAAGTCTCACCAGTGCAGCATCTGCCACAAGTTTTTCTCCTGCTCGTACAATCTTCTGAGGCACTAG
- the LOC133366666 gene encoding histone H3, whose amino-acid sequence MARTKQTARKSTGGKAPRKQLATKAARKSAPATGGVKKPHRYRPGTVALREIRRYQKSTELLIRKLPFQRLVREIAQDFKTDLRFQSSAVMALQEASEAYLVGLFEDTNLCAIHAKRVTIMPKDIQLARRIRGERA is encoded by the coding sequence ATGGCCAGGACGAAGCAGACCGCTCGCAAATCCACTGGCGGCAAAGCACCGCGGAAACAGCTCGCTACAAAAGCAGCTCGCAAAAGCGCACCGGCTACCGGAGGAGTGAAGAAGCCTCACCGCTACCGCCCTGGCACCGTCGCTCTCCGAGAGATTCGGCGCTACCAGAAGTCTACAGAACTGCTGATCCGCAAACTGCCTTTCCAGCGCTTGGTGCGCGAGATCGCCCAGGACTTCAAGACTGACCTGCGTTTCCAGAGTTCTGCTGTTATGGCCCTGCAAGAGGCTAGTGAGGCTTACCTGGTGGGGCTCTTTGAAGATACTAATCTCTGTGCCATCCATGCTAAGCGCGTCACCATCATGCCGAAAGACATACAGCTGGCTCGCCGCATCCGAGGAGAGAGAGCATAA